The Changchengzhania lutea genomic sequence CGCAAACTTCAATTTGGTGAACCGCCGTATACGAGACCCGTACGTACGGTGGTGTGAGAGGCGCAGTGACGACTTTTAAGTCGTCACCCGTCTACTCAATTGTAGTAGAAAGGAAAAAAGGGCGTTTTATTACAGTTATTTTAAATGTATAACTTATAAAACCCGACGTGCTTCTACAAAAGCGGCATTCCAATACGGATCTGTGAATGAAGATAAGATGACGCCCCGTCGCGTTGTAGCGTGAATAAATTCAATATTTCCATTGTCAACCGACGTTACTAATCCCACATGATTAATAGCACTGCGCCTATTTTTTTTGCTCGTTTTAAAAAAGAGAAGATCTCCTTTTTTAAGCTTTCTCAAAGGAATTTCAGAACCATTTTTCGCCATATCCCGCGATATTCTGGGTAGAAAAATATCATAGGCTTTAAACGATTCAAAAATTAATCCAGAGCAATCCATTCCAGATGTTGTAGTGCCTCCCCATTTGTAGCGCACACCCTCAAACTGTCTGGCATAATTGACAATATGATCTGAAGTGGAGAAATGGGTATGGTCATTATCCCGATTTTCAGCTGTATTATTTTTTGTATGTCTTTTAGTTGAAATGACTTCAGACGTATTCGTTTTGCTAGTCCTTGCTTTTTTAGAAGATTTGCAAGCAATAAAACTGAAAAGCACCAGAAGTAGCCAAAGTATCTGTTTCATCACTAGTTTATGCTTTAATAGATTCATAAATAAGTTTCGCCGTTTTTTCGCTAGCACCTTTTCCGCCTAAGGCTTTTTCCAAATCGAAATAATCTAAAAATAATTGTCTGCGTTTAGAAGGGTCAAGAATTTTAGTGAGCTCCTTTTTAAGACGTTTTTTATTAAAGTCATTCTGAATCAGTTCGGTGACCACTTCTTTATCCATAACCAAATTCACTAAGGATATATACTTTAAGGTGATAATGCGTTTTGCAATATGATAGGAAATAGAACTCCCCTTATAGCAAACCACCTGAGGTACTTTAAAAAGCGCTGTTTCCAAAGTAGCTGTGCCAGAGGTTACTAAGGCAGCGGTTGAAACACTCAGCAAATCATAAGTTTTATTAGAAATAAAATGTACATTGGACGATTTGATAAAAGGCTTATAAAAACTATAATCTTGACTAGGGGCACCTGCGATTACGAACTGATAGTCTTTAAAGTCATCTACCAAACTCAGCATCACAGACAACATTTTTTTGATTTCCTGCTTCCGGCTTCCCGGTAATAAGGCAATGATGGGTTTATCGCTTAATTTATATTTTTCCCTAAATTTAAATTCACCAATTTGTTTTCTAGTTGAAATGCCATCAATAAGTGGATGCCCAACGAAATGCACATCATAATCATGTTTTTTATAAAAGTCTTTTACAAAGGGAAGTATAACATACATGGCATCAATATCCTGTTTTATAGCTTTTACCCTGCCCGCTCTCGATGCCCAAACTTGTGGGGAGATATAGTAATGTGTCCTGAATTTTTCTTGCTTTGCCCATTTGGCAATGCGTAGGTTAAATCCTGAATTATCTATAAATACAATCACGTCTGGATTAAAATTGGCAATATCTGTTTTACAGAATGAAATATCTTTGAAAATTTTAGATAAATTCATTACAACTTCAGCAAAACCCATAAAAGCACGTTCTTTATAATGCTTTACCAAAGTGCCGCCAACAGCTTGCATCAGGTCACCACCCCAAAATCTAATGTCGGCATTACTGTCTTGTTTTTGCAAGGCCTTCATTAAATTAGAGCCATGTAAATCACCAGATGCTTCACCAGCTATAATATAGTACTTCATTTAGAATAGTTTAAAAACAAATGTAAATACGGCTATAAAAACAGTAATCAATAGAACGCCTCTGGCACGATAATCTTGCTTTCTTTTAATAAAAATAAAAAACGCAATTAAATTTAAAATAGCACCTAAGCTTATTAGTTTTCCTAAAAAACCTTCAGCAACCGCAGCTTGAATAACTTTGGTAAAATCATCACCTTGTCCTAAAAAGGTAGCGGCAAAAAACAGGCCTATAGCATTGGCTATCAACCCAACCAATATTCCAATTATAACTTCTTTTTTAATCATTTAAATTCCATGAGTTTAAGTTTTGAATAAAATGGTGCGCCGTCAAATCAAATTGTACGGGCACCACAGATACGTAGTTATGTTCTAAAGCCCATTCATCAGTATCTTCACCGCCATCTAAATTAACAAATTCCCCAGACAGCCAGTAATATTCCCTGCCTTGCGGATTTTTGCGCTTATCAAACGATTCCACCCAATTGGCTCTTGCCTGTCTACACACTTTAATGCCTTTTATGTCTTTTTCTGAAACATTAGGGATATTCACATTTAGTACAACGCCTTTTGGTAACCCTTCTTTTATTACCTTTTCTGTAATGGTTTTTACGAACGCTTTTGAAGCTCCAAAGTTGGCATTCCACGTGTAATCCAATAGCGAAAAACCGATAGCGGGAATACCCTCAATACCAGCTTCTAGAGCGGCACTCATGGTGCCGGAATAAATCACATTGATAGAGGAATTAGACCCATGATTGATGCCAGAGACACACAGGTCTGGTCGTCTATCTAAGAGTTCCCTAACAGCCAATTTGACACAGTCTGCTGGCGTGCCAGAACAGCTGTATTCCTTTTGTGGGCCACCTGTGTTTTTTATTTCTTCAGCGTAAAGCAATGAATCCAAGGTAATGGCATGCCCCATACCGCTTTGTGGACTATCTGGCGCTACAACAATAACATCGCCAATAGTGGTCATGATATCCACTAATGTTCTAATACCCGGTGCATTAATGCCATCATCATTAGTCACTAATATTAATGGTTTTTTCGTCATTTACTTGCGTTATAAACATCGCTAAAATACATAATTTCATCTGTAAAGCCTTAATTTCTTTGGTTTAACAAAAATTTAGTAGCAATTGACTCTGTTGGCATGGTTTTTTCTTTATTTTAGTGAAAAATAAGTTGTGCTCGTACAGTGCTATGAAACTTAAACGAATGAAAAAAATTATGAGAGGCAATTATAAAATATTATTGCTAATGCTGTTATTAGCATTCGCATCATGCAGCTTTACAACAAAGACATTTAGTAATCCAGATCGAGATAAATTATTAGTTCAAGTCATCACTTATGTTTTGCAACAAGGGCATTTTGATCCTATTGCTATGAACGATGAATTTTCAGAGGAATTGTTTTCAGATTATATTGAAACATTAGATCCCGTGAAACGCTATTTTCATCAATCGGATATCACCTATTTTGAAAACTTTAAACTGGCCTTAGATGATCAACTAAAAGCAGCAGATATTACGTTTTTCAATATCACTAACGAGCGCATGATGAAGCGTATAGAAGAAGCCAAAGTCATCTATAAAGAAGTGTTGTCTCAACCCTTTGACTATAGCATTGATGAGGATTTTGATACCGACTATGACCATAGTGATTTTGTGAATAGCAAAAAGGAGATGAAAGAGCGCTGGAGAAAACAACTTAAATTCTCTACACTTTCAAATTACGATGACATTATGACGCAAGAAAAGCAAACTAAAGAAAATGATCCTGCTTACGTCATGAAAACGGAAACTCAAATTGAAAAAGAAGCCAGGGAATCTACATTAAAGTCTATTGACGTTTATTTCAATGACAACATTGATGATTTGGAGCGTGAGGATTGGTTTGCAGTGTATGTAAATACCATTGTAGAGGAATTCGATCCGCACACCTATTATTTAGCACCTCAAGGTAAGGAAGTATTCGATCAACGCATGTCGGGTAAACTTGAAGGTATAGGTGCACGCTTGCAAAAGCGTATGGACTATATTAAAATAGTAGAACTCATTTCTGGCGGCCCCGCTTGGAGAAGTAACCAATTGGAAGTTGAGGATGTTATTTTAAAAGTAAAACAAGAGAATGAGGAATACCCAGTAGACATTGTGGGAATGCGTATTAATGACGCTATAAAATATATTAAAGGTCCTAAAGGCACTAATGTTACGCTTACCATTAAGAAGGTAGATGGTTCTATCAAGGATGTTACCATTACGCGCGATATTGTTGAGCTTATGGAAACCTATGCAAAGTCATCCGTAGTTGAAAAAAATAATCAGAAGTTTGGGGTTATTAATTTACCGGCTTTCTATGTGGATTTTGAAGATTATAAAAACGTAAACGCCGCGCAAGACGTTAAAAAGGAAATTGAGCGATTAAAAGCTGATGGCATGGAAGGTTTGGTGCTCGATTTACGAAATAATGGCGGTGGCTCACTGCCAGCAGTGGTAGATATGGCAGGCTTGTTTATAAAAGATGGTCCCGTAGTGCAAGTGCGATCTACAGGTGAAGCCAAAGAGGTTTTAAAAGACAGGGATAAATCTATTTCATGGGACGGTCCTTTAGTAATTTTGGTCAATGAAATTTCAGCATCTGCATCAGAAATCATGGCTGCAGCTATGCAAGATTATAAGCGAGCGATCATTATTGGAAGTAAACAAACCTATGGTAAGGGTACGGTTCAAAATGTAATTAACCTTAATAATTGGCTCCGTGGCAATACAATTGGTGATTTAGGCGCTTTAGCATTAACCACTCAAAAATATTATAGAATTAACGGTGGCTCGGTTCAGTTGGAAGGCGTTAAAAGTGATGTTCAGGTTCCAGGTCGTTTTAGTTATATCGACGTAGGGGAAAAGGACAAAGAAAATCCATTGCCTTGGGACGAAATTGATGCCGCCAATTTTACACCGTGGGAGAATTATTACGATTACGATACCACCATTAAGAAAAGTGAAAAGCGTATGAGTAACAATGCCCAGTTAAACCTGATTGAGGAAAATGCAAAATGGGTAAAAAGTAAAATAGACGAAACAGTATTTTCTTTAAACTATAATGAATATAAGGCTCAATTAGAGAAAAATGAAGAAGAGTCAAAACGATTTGATCCTATTTCAGAGTATAAAACCAACTTAACATTCGAGTCTCATTCGTATGAAAGAGGTCTGTTTGAAAGTGATACTACCGATTTAAAAGAGAAACGCATCAGATGGCACAAGAATTTAAGTCAGGACATTTATATCGAGGAGGCGCTTAATGTGCTAGAAGATTTAAAAACAACATATCC encodes the following:
- a CDS encoding C40 family peptidase; the encoded protein is MKQILWLLLVLFSFIACKSSKKARTSKTNTSEVISTKRHTKNNTAENRDNDHTHFSTSDHIVNYARQFEGVRYKWGGTTTSGMDCSGLIFESFKAYDIFLPRISRDMAKNGSEIPLRKLKKGDLLFFKTSKKNRRSAINHVGLVTSVDNGNIEFIHATTRRGVILSSFTDPYWNAAFVEARRVL
- the lpxB gene encoding lipid-A-disaccharide synthase; protein product: MKYYIIAGEASGDLHGSNLMKALQKQDSNADIRFWGGDLMQAVGGTLVKHYKERAFMGFAEVVMNLSKIFKDISFCKTDIANFNPDVIVFIDNSGFNLRIAKWAKQEKFRTHYYISPQVWASRAGRVKAIKQDIDAMYVILPFVKDFYKKHDYDVHFVGHPLIDGISTRKQIGEFKFREKYKLSDKPIIALLPGSRKQEIKKMLSVMLSLVDDFKDYQFVIAGAPSQDYSFYKPFIKSSNVHFISNKTYDLLSVSTAALVTSGTATLETALFKVPQVVCYKGSSISYHIAKRIITLKYISLVNLVMDKEVVTELIQNDFNKKRLKKELTKILDPSKRRQLFLDYFDLEKALGGKGASEKTAKLIYESIKA
- the surE gene encoding 5'/3'-nucleotidase SurE; the encoded protein is MTKKPLILVTNDDGINAPGIRTLVDIMTTIGDVIVVAPDSPQSGMGHAITLDSLLYAEEIKNTGGPQKEYSCSGTPADCVKLAVRELLDRRPDLCVSGINHGSNSSINVIYSGTMSAALEAGIEGIPAIGFSLLDYTWNANFGASKAFVKTITEKVIKEGLPKGVVLNVNIPNVSEKDIKGIKVCRQARANWVESFDKRKNPQGREYYWLSGEFVNLDGGEDTDEWALEHNYVSVVPVQFDLTAHHFIQNLNSWNLND
- a CDS encoding carboxy terminal-processing peptidase, translated to MRGNYKILLLMLLLAFASCSFTTKTFSNPDRDKLLVQVITYVLQQGHFDPIAMNDEFSEELFSDYIETLDPVKRYFHQSDITYFENFKLALDDQLKAADITFFNITNERMMKRIEEAKVIYKEVLSQPFDYSIDEDFDTDYDHSDFVNSKKEMKERWRKQLKFSTLSNYDDIMTQEKQTKENDPAYVMKTETQIEKEARESTLKSIDVYFNDNIDDLEREDWFAVYVNTIVEEFDPHTYYLAPQGKEVFDQRMSGKLEGIGARLQKRMDYIKIVELISGGPAWRSNQLEVEDVILKVKQENEEYPVDIVGMRINDAIKYIKGPKGTNVTLTIKKVDGSIKDVTITRDIVELMETYAKSSVVEKNNQKFGVINLPAFYVDFEDYKNVNAAQDVKKEIERLKADGMEGLVLDLRNNGGGSLPAVVDMAGLFIKDGPVVQVRSTGEAKEVLKDRDKSISWDGPLVILVNEISASASEIMAAAMQDYKRAIIIGSKQTYGKGTVQNVINLNNWLRGNTIGDLGALALTTQKYYRINGGSVQLEGVKSDVQVPGRFSYIDVGEKDKENPLPWDEIDAANFTPWENYYDYDTTIKKSEKRMSNNAQLNLIEENAKWVKSKIDETVFSLNYNEYKAQLEKNEEESKRFDPISEYKTNLTFESHSYERGLFESDTTDLKEKRIRWHKNLSQDIYIEEALNVLEDLKTTYPIKKVASAVKN